The Osmerus eperlanus chromosome 12, fOsmEpe2.1, whole genome shotgun sequence genome has a segment encoding these proteins:
- the LOC134030936 gene encoding uncharacterized protein LOC134030936 has product MATLALSAPLEGYSGDTSMAETGVLVEDPQFYDIGQKSRALIDKVILAIPETHKSCIHAETLTLNSADEHVKLQFMATKIGIPSAPTLKAVSNDFPLESVLRHMLQGLQQQKDLLLAATQHLPATERVTEMQVDLRDLLIKIRKMLKIVQKESTQEAPSAHLVLKVSGQYEAQVAMHLTLVQLQAFGQDVVRSLRNILQPSEALDAL; this is encoded by the exons ATGGCCACTTTAGCCCTTAGCGCTCCTCTTGAGGGATATTCTGGCGATACCTCCATGGCTGAGACCGGTGTACTTGTCGAAGATCCTCAATTCTATGACATTGGACAGAAAAGCCGGGCTTTGATCGATAAAGTGATTCTTGCAATTCCCGAGACACACAAGTCTTGCATTCATGCAGAA ACTCTGACGCTAAACTCGGCCGATGAGCACGTCAAACTGCAGTTCATGGCGACCAAGATTGGCATTCCATCTGCTCCCACTCTTaaagctgtgtcaaatgactttCCATTG GAAAGTGTCCTGAGACATATGTTGCAGGGTCTGCAACAGCAAAAGGACTTACTGCTGGCCGCTACTCAGCATCTGCCTGcgacagagagagtgactgaGATGCAGGTTGATCTCAGAGACCTTCTCATAAAAATCAGAAAG ATGCTGAAAATAGTTCAGAAAGAGTCCACACAGGAGGCCCCTTCTGCCCACCTGGTCCTGAAAGTCAGTGGACAATATGAGGCTCAGGTGGCGATGCACCTGACCCTGGTCCAGCTCCAAGCCTTCGGACAGGACGTTGTACGCAGTCTAAGGAACATACTCCAGCCCAGTGAGGCGTTAGACGCACTATAG
- the lrrc3ca gene encoding leucine-rich repeat-containing protein 3B — MPLLAGWLLRHSVVMCLLLHSLVLMTCCFHHAATSCSQSCYCTESETGGKTVRCSNLRLTEVPQDLPNDTRRVYLDYNLITSVPSNAFSDLPLLTELDLSHNELAQLEAGAFRGLGHSLHFLDLSSNKLVTFDPEAFEGLRARANLTNNPWHCDCSLQMAMPHIDLEPMSLTGIVCQTSEPPDMGAEGVPFLLAKDLDLCVVMKKTTDVAMLVTMFGWFTMVISYLVYYVRHNTEDARRHLEYLKSLPGKQGKSEESSTISTVV; from the coding sequence ATGCCcctgctggcaggctggctaCTGCGCCACTCGGTGGTCATGTGTCTGCTGCTGCACAGCCTGGTGCTGATGACCTGCTGCTTCCACCACGCCGCCACCAGCTGCTCCCAGAGCTGCTACTGCACCGAGAGCGAGACCGGGGGAAAGACCGTGCGCTGCAGCAACCTGCGCCTCACCGAGGTGCCCCAGGACCTGCCCAACGACACGCGACGAGTCTACCTGGACTATAACCTCATCACCAGTGTTCCCAGTAACGCTTTCAGCGACCTGCCCCTCCTCACTGAGCTGGACCTGTCCCACAACGAGCTGGCCCAGCTGGAGGCGGGGGCCTTCCGAGGGCTGGGCCACTCCCTGCACTTCCTGGACCTGTCCTCGAACAAGTTGGTGACCTTCGACCCTGAGGCCTTTGAGGGCCTGCGAGCACGCGCCAACCTGACCAACAACCCCTGGCACTGTGACTGCAGCCTGCAGATGGCCATGCCCCACATAGACCTGGAGCCCATGTCGCTGACGGGCATCGTGTGCCAGACCTCGGAACCTCCAGACATGGGTGCCGAGGGCGTGCCCTTCCTGCTGGCCAAAGACCTGGACCTCTGTGTGGTGATGAAGAAGACCACAGACGTGGCCATGCTGGTCACCATGTTTGGCTGGTTCACCATGGTTATCTCCTACCTGGTGTACTATGTCAGGCACAACACGGAGGACGCCAGACGCCACCTGGAGTACCTCAAGTCTCTGCCTGGAAAGCAGGGAAAGTCAGAGGAGTCTTCCACCATCAGCACTGTGGTGTAG